Proteins encoded by one window of Clostridium bornimense:
- the rnr gene encoding ribonuclease R, producing the protein MNIREILLGFMNEKAYKPMSIKELSKIFNINKKESRDFEKVLLEMEKDGQIVKNRAGYYGVPERMGLVVGRLQGHARGFGFVIPEEEGMVDIFIPGSAMNGAVHGDKVLAKIVVSEKEGKKCEGEISRILERAQKEIIGIYEDSKNFGFVIPEDKRISKDIFIPKSKRNGAKSGEVVIVEVTEWPESRRNPEGKITSVLGNKGDKGIDILTIIKKFKLPEKFPKEVEDFVNKYDDIIDSKEADRRVDLRDIKMVTIDGEDAKDLDDAVSVSKLENGNYYLGVHIADVSHYVKERSPLDEEALARATSVYLIDRVIPMLPKKLSNGLCSLNPKVDRLALSCFMEIDKNGKVLNHKIEETVIRTNERMTYTDVTKILRDKDEELIERYKELYEDFLLMGELFEILNKKRLSRGAIDFDFEECKIILDDKGKPIDIKPYERAIANRIIEEFMLVCNETVAEHMYWANTPFVYRIHEDPDTEKLEHFNEFIYNLGYTMKKTQDVHPKNLQEIVNKVRGKKEETVVNTLLLRSMKQARYSPECIGHFGLAAKYYCHFTSPIRRYPDLIIHRIIKKHLRGKLDEKTTRRFIGAVDYASIQSSERERVAQEAEREVDDLKKAEYMSERIGEVYSGIISSVTNFGMFVELPNTVEGLVHISELEDDFYHYDDRHMALIGERTKNIYKLGDEVEIIVDRVDIDAHEIYFKLHNVLEEDNEE; encoded by the coding sequence TTGAATATAAGAGAGATATTATTAGGGTTTATGAACGAAAAAGCTTATAAACCTATGAGTATAAAAGAATTATCAAAGATATTTAATATTAATAAAAAAGAGTCTAGAGATTTTGAAAAAGTTTTATTAGAGATGGAGAAAGATGGTCAAATCGTTAAAAATAGAGCTGGATATTACGGTGTGCCAGAGAGAATGGGATTAGTTGTAGGAAGATTACAAGGTCATGCTAGAGGGTTTGGATTTGTTATTCCAGAAGAGGAAGGGATGGTAGATATCTTTATTCCAGGTTCAGCGATGAATGGAGCGGTACATGGAGATAAAGTCCTAGCTAAGATAGTAGTCAGTGAAAAAGAAGGTAAAAAATGCGAAGGAGAGATTTCAAGGATACTTGAAAGAGCGCAAAAAGAAATTATTGGTATATATGAAGATTCAAAAAACTTTGGTTTTGTAATTCCAGAAGATAAAAGAATTAGTAAAGATATATTTATACCAAAATCTAAAAGAAATGGAGCTAAGTCTGGAGAAGTAGTTATTGTTGAAGTTACTGAATGGCCAGAATCAAGAAGAAACCCAGAAGGAAAAATCACCTCAGTTCTCGGAAACAAAGGTGATAAGGGAATAGATATATTAACAATTATTAAAAAGTTTAAATTACCAGAAAAGTTTCCAAAAGAAGTTGAAGATTTCGTTAATAAATATGATGATATTATTGATAGTAAGGAAGCGGATAGAAGAGTAGATCTGAGAGATATTAAGATGGTAACAATTGATGGAGAAGATGCCAAAGATCTTGATGATGCCGTATCTGTAAGCAAGCTTGAAAATGGTAACTATTATTTAGGAGTGCATATAGCAGATGTTTCTCATTATGTTAAAGAAAGATCTCCATTGGATGAAGAAGCACTAGCAAGAGCGACATCAGTATATTTAATTGATAGAGTTATTCCTATGTTACCTAAAAAATTATCAAATGGATTATGTTCATTAAATCCAAAGGTAGATAGATTGGCACTTAGTTGTTTTATGGAAATTGATAAGAATGGAAAAGTGTTAAATCATAAAATTGAAGAAACTGTTATACGAACAAATGAAAGAATGACATATACTGATGTAACTAAGATATTAAGAGATAAAGATGAAGAACTTATAGAACGATATAAAGAATTATATGAAGATTTCCTTCTTATGGGTGAATTATTTGAGATTCTTAATAAGAAGAGATTATCACGTGGTGCAATAGATTTTGATTTTGAAGAATGTAAGATAATACTAGATGATAAAGGAAAACCAATCGATATAAAGCCATATGAAAGAGCTATTGCAAATAGAATAATTGAAGAATTTATGTTAGTTTGTAATGAAACAGTGGCTGAACATATGTATTGGGCTAATACTCCTTTTGTATATAGAATTCATGAAGATCCAGATACAGAAAAATTAGAACATTTTAACGAGTTTATTTATAATCTTGGATATACAATGAAGAAAACTCAGGATGTTCATCCTAAGAATCTTCAGGAGATTGTAAATAAGGTAAGAGGAAAAAAAGAAGAGACAGTAGTAAATACATTATTATTAAGAAGTATGAAACAAGCAAGATATTCTCCTGAATGTATAGGACATTTTGGACTTGCAGCAAAATATTATTGCCATTTTACATCTCCTATAAGAAGATACCCAGATTTAATAATACATAGAATAATTAAGAAGCACTTAAGAGGAAAATTAGATGAGAAGACTACAAGGAGATTTATTGGAGCAGTAGATTATGCTTCTATACAATCATCTGAAAGAGAAAGAGTAGCACAAGAAGCAGAAAGAGAAGTTGATGACTTAAAGAAAGCAGAATATATGTCAGAAAGAATAGGAGAAGTATACTCAGGTATTATTTCATCTGTTACTAATTTTGGTATGTTTGTAGAGCTTCCTAATACTGTAGAAGGATTAGTACATATAAGTGAGCTAGAAGATGATTTCTATCATTATGATGATAGGCATATGGCACTTATTGGAGAAAGAACGAAAAATATATATAAATTAGGTGATGAAGTAGAAATAATTGTAGATAGAGTTGATATTGATGCTCATGAAATTTATTTTAAGCTTCATAATGTCCTAGAAGAAGATAATGAAGAATAG
- the smpB gene encoding SsrA-binding protein SmpB, giving the protein MAKKKDSNTLVDNRKAFHDYFIEESYEAGIELIGTEVKSIRAGKANLKDSYAEVRNGEVWVRNMHVSPYEQGNIFNKDPMRDRRLLLHKFQIATLSKYVTQSGYTMVPLSLYLKNGRVKVNIAVVRGKKNYDKRDALREKDAKRTIERELKDRYR; this is encoded by the coding sequence ATGGCAAAGAAAAAAGATAGTAATACATTAGTTGATAATAGAAAAGCATTCCATGATTATTTTATAGAAGAATCCTATGAAGCTGGAATTGAACTTATTGGAACAGAAGTTAAATCAATAAGGGCAGGAAAAGCAAATCTAAAAGATTCTTATGCAGAAGTAAGAAATGGTGAGGTATGGGTCAGAAATATGCATGTTTCACCTTATGAACAAGGTAATATCTTCAATAAAGATCCTATGAGAGATAGAAGATTACTTTTGCATAAATTTCAAATAGCGACTCTTTCTAAATATGTTACTCAAAGTGGATATACTATGGTTCCACTTTCTCTATATTTAAAAAATGGTAGAGTTAAAGTTAATATAGCAGTAGTACGTGGAAAGAAAAATTATGATAAGAGAGATGCTTTAAGAGAAAAAGATGCAAAGAGAACTATAGAGAGAGAATTAAAAGATAGATATAGATAA